A genomic segment from Candidatus Korarchaeum cryptofilum OPF8 encodes:
- a CDS encoding NusA-like transcription termination signal-binding factor, whose amino-acid sequence MITRRKVTIAPEQLRYIKLFQDMLGVSPRDVVEDKEENRLIFVVEKGDLGRAVGRGGRKLKAMKRFLKGDLDYDIEVVEFDDSPEGFIANLLSPARVQKVKIVHQDDGITAIAYVLDEDKSLAIGRNGRRIKRTRLLAKRWYDIDNVKIATWVPHDSR is encoded by the coding sequence ATGATAACTAGGAGGAAGGTCACGATAGCCCCGGAACAACTGAGATACATAAAGCTCTTCCAAGACATGCTAGGGGTCAGTCCTAGGGATGTAGTTGAGGATAAGGAAGAGAACAGATTGATATTCGTTGTTGAGAAGGGAGATCTGGGGAGAGCTGTCGGAAGGGGAGGCAGGAAATTGAAGGCGATGAAGAGGTTCCTCAAGGGGGACTTGGACTATGACATTGAAGTCGTCGAGTTCGATGACAGTCCGGAGGGATTCATAGCCAATCTTTTGAGCCCTGCTAGGGTTCAGAAAGTGAAAATAGTTCATCAGGACGACGGTATCACGGCAATAGCTTACGTGCTAGATGAGGATAAGAGTCTAGCTATTGGAAGGAACGGGAGGAGGATAAAGAGGACCAGGTTGCTAGCTAAGAGGTGGTATGATATAGACAACGTTAAAATAGCGACATGGGTACCTCATGATTCGAGGTGA
- a CDS encoding 50S ribosomal protein L30e — protein MSSEVESELYLASKSGKVILGAKKVIRQLKSGNNPKLVVLASNIPEELRMELEYLSKLAGVPIYKYPGKSLDLGRAFKRPFFVSAAAIMEEGESRIIDVLRKLEESR, from the coding sequence ATGAGTAGCGAAGTGGAATCCGAGCTTTACCTAGCCTCTAAGTCAGGTAAAGTGATATTGGGGGCAAAAAAAGTAATAAGACAGCTTAAGTCTGGAAACAACCCGAAGCTAGTTGTCCTAGCGAGCAATATACCTGAGGAACTGAGGATGGAACTAGAGTACCTCTCAAAGCTAGCTGGAGTTCCTATTTACAAATATCCAGGGAAATCATTGGACCTTGGGAGAGCATTCAAGAGGCCCTTCTTCGTATCGGCTGCCGCAATAATGGAGGAGGGGGAGTCGAGGATAATTGATGTCCTGAGGAAACTGGAGGAGTCGAGATGA
- a CDS encoding DNA-directed RNA polymerase subunit A', whose translation MALIWEPVPEEEILPYRLDKVIFGLISPADARKIGFIEITEPTAYDEGGLPVQGGVLDPRLGTINPRQRCPVCGNLPKNCPGHFGRIELAMPVIHIGYVKRIKDVLNTVCHKCGKVLLPQERRSQLIERAHEYARDNPEKVVDDELVREVRDQVKVYAKKHKKCPHCGAPVHRVELEEVYKFIVKEPEPRRLWPNEIRDILEKISDDDSLLIGFDPKKARPEWAVLTVLLVPPLTARPSIYLETGERSEDDLTHILVEILKANRKLNNSKKVGAPVSMVESEWDHLQYWVSVFFNNATAGMPVAMQKGTRRPLKSLFQRLSGKEGRLRKNLIGKRVNFSARTVISPDPMIDIDEVGVPVEIAMVLTVPEYVNENNIEKMKELVMRGPDEYPGANAIRKGGVTPISLKILQRKGKDALREAAEQLEPGDIVERHLMDGDYVIFNRQPSLHKLSMLGHRVKVLPGATFRLHPAVCVPYNADFDGDEMNLHVPQILDGSVEVRELMGVKYNMLSPRTGGSIIGARQDFITALYMITKKDALFDKNEATRILSRAGITQLPEPAIKRPKRLWTGKQLISMLLPKDLNFEGIAKSAVKASECKDPSCLGDGYVLIREGKLLSGVLDDNIVGTLVKGRLTLIDVLIRDYGEDVAIEFLNKLLKIASKEVLLYGITNSPKELMIPEEAKREIEEIYSNMKEEVTRLIRSRPITRKITIYRTKEELLRIMREEQMLEFDIVQTMDSFWGKVSSVISKYIDPKSNVSIMAKTGARGSMANLAQIVGQVGQQKVKTRIGFVLTSGRPRKGYKDRVLSYFQRGDLSPEARGFVKNSYVSGLNPAEFIFHAMSSRESLIDKGRRTEDSGYFYRRVANSLKDVYVSYDETVRDSMGHIIQFKFGGDGYDPTKLFRNEPVNLERIIRKYVKEERKRGVSKDKIEELLKEANLPLSLADAIHGARPKESELKEIIAELKEGFERAKVEVLTPIGLISAQSIAEPTTQMVLRTFHAPGLLAMDVTHGVERFKELVFYASTSTPTMKIYLKQKCQEDISNLRKILRNLKELRVRDLIEEYAIDNFNYRLTIKPDKRALENNMIPMERFLNIIRATAKGMKGEVELEDDRIIVDLYEAAERDKPLQTLRSWSYRILDKPVSGVRGIKRAWVETVETDGRKEYIIRTSGSNLAAVLSMSCVDIARTITNDCKEIERVLGIEAARNCIFNELASILEEQGLEVDRRYISLVADIMTYSGTIEAIRLQAAGVSSGFFSEMKTPLSKMAFEWTTHVILNTARRGEVNKILGPLDALIMGQTPPIGTGKVSVLWDFSGKAKEVLRNE comes from the coding sequence TTGGCGTTGATATGGGAGCCGGTACCTGAGGAGGAGATCCTGCCCTATAGACTAGATAAGGTGATCTTCGGGCTCATATCACCGGCCGACGCTAGGAAGATAGGGTTCATAGAGATAACGGAGCCAACGGCTTATGATGAGGGAGGTCTTCCGGTTCAGGGAGGTGTCCTGGATCCAAGGCTGGGGACGATAAATCCGAGGCAGAGGTGCCCTGTATGCGGGAATCTCCCCAAGAACTGCCCCGGGCACTTCGGAAGGATAGAGTTAGCGATGCCAGTGATACACATAGGCTACGTGAAGAGGATAAAGGACGTCCTCAATACGGTCTGTCATAAGTGCGGGAAGGTCCTGCTTCCCCAGGAGAGGAGATCTCAGCTCATTGAGAGGGCCCATGAGTACGCTAGGGATAATCCTGAGAAGGTAGTTGATGATGAGCTGGTGAGGGAGGTTAGGGATCAGGTCAAGGTATATGCGAAGAAGCATAAGAAGTGCCCGCATTGCGGGGCTCCTGTCCACAGGGTTGAGTTGGAGGAAGTTTACAAGTTCATCGTTAAGGAGCCCGAGCCGAGGAGATTATGGCCCAATGAAATAAGGGACATTTTGGAGAAAATAAGTGACGATGACTCCCTTCTCATAGGGTTTGACCCTAAGAAGGCGAGACCGGAGTGGGCAGTTCTCACGGTCCTATTGGTTCCCCCTCTGACCGCGAGGCCCTCAATATACCTGGAGACGGGTGAGAGGTCCGAGGACGATCTCACCCACATATTAGTTGAGATACTGAAGGCTAATAGGAAGCTGAATAATTCTAAGAAGGTTGGTGCTCCTGTAAGCATGGTGGAGAGTGAATGGGATCATCTGCAGTACTGGGTGAGCGTATTCTTCAATAACGCTACAGCTGGCATGCCTGTGGCTATGCAGAAGGGGACCAGGAGGCCCCTCAAATCCCTATTCCAGAGGCTCAGCGGGAAGGAGGGAAGGCTCAGGAAGAATTTGATAGGTAAAAGGGTCAATTTCTCAGCTAGGACTGTGATATCTCCGGATCCCATGATAGATATCGATGAGGTCGGTGTCCCAGTTGAGATAGCGATGGTCCTCACTGTCCCGGAGTACGTCAATGAGAATAACATAGAGAAGATGAAGGAGCTCGTAATGAGGGGACCTGATGAGTATCCCGGCGCCAACGCGATAAGGAAAGGAGGGGTCACACCTATAAGCCTGAAGATACTTCAGAGGAAGGGGAAGGATGCCCTGAGGGAGGCAGCCGAGCAGCTGGAGCCAGGGGATATAGTTGAGAGGCACCTCATGGATGGTGATTACGTAATATTCAACAGGCAGCCTTCCCTCCACAAGCTCTCAATGCTGGGGCATAGAGTTAAGGTTCTGCCAGGAGCTACTTTCAGGTTACATCCAGCTGTCTGCGTCCCCTACAATGCGGACTTCGATGGGGATGAGATGAACCTCCACGTACCCCAGATACTGGATGGGAGCGTTGAAGTGAGGGAGCTCATGGGAGTGAAGTACAACATGCTCTCACCCAGGACTGGAGGCTCAATAATAGGGGCTAGACAGGACTTCATAACAGCCCTCTACATGATAACGAAGAAGGATGCCCTCTTCGATAAGAATGAGGCTACCAGGATCCTCTCAAGGGCTGGGATAACTCAGTTACCTGAGCCCGCTATAAAGAGGCCCAAGAGGCTCTGGACCGGGAAGCAGCTGATCTCAATGCTTCTCCCGAAGGACTTGAACTTCGAGGGTATAGCTAAGTCAGCGGTCAAGGCTTCGGAATGCAAGGATCCCTCCTGTCTGGGAGATGGATACGTGCTCATAAGGGAGGGGAAGCTCCTCTCTGGAGTTCTAGATGATAACATAGTTGGTACTCTCGTTAAGGGAAGATTGACGCTGATAGATGTCCTGATAAGGGATTACGGAGAGGATGTGGCGATAGAATTCCTGAATAAGCTCTTGAAGATAGCATCGAAGGAAGTGCTCCTATACGGCATAACTAACTCCCCGAAGGAGCTTATGATACCTGAGGAGGCTAAGAGGGAGATAGAGGAAATCTACTCAAACATGAAGGAAGAGGTAACGAGGTTGATAAGGAGCAGGCCAATAACAAGGAAGATCACAATTTACAGGACGAAAGAAGAGCTCCTGAGGATAATGAGGGAGGAGCAGATGCTTGAGTTCGATATAGTTCAGACGATGGATAGCTTCTGGGGTAAGGTGAGCAGCGTGATATCGAAGTACATAGATCCCAAGTCCAACGTGAGCATAATGGCCAAGACCGGGGCCAGGGGCTCTATGGCTAACTTAGCTCAGATAGTAGGACAGGTGGGACAGCAGAAGGTGAAGACCAGAATAGGGTTCGTGCTAACGAGCGGGAGGCCGAGGAAGGGGTATAAGGATAGGGTCCTCTCTTACTTCCAGAGGGGAGATTTGAGCCCTGAAGCTAGAGGTTTCGTTAAGAACAGTTATGTGAGCGGCTTGAATCCAGCTGAGTTCATCTTCCATGCCATGTCGAGCAGGGAATCCCTTATAGATAAGGGTAGAAGGACCGAGGATAGCGGATACTTCTACAGGAGGGTGGCTAATTCCCTGAAGGACGTTTATGTCTCCTACGACGAGACAGTCAGGGATTCAATGGGACATATAATCCAGTTCAAGTTCGGGGGCGATGGTTACGATCCGACGAAGCTCTTCAGGAATGAGCCAGTTAACTTGGAGAGGATAATAAGGAAGTATGTGAAGGAGGAGAGGAAGAGAGGAGTTTCAAAGGATAAGATCGAGGAGCTCCTGAAGGAAGCGAATCTTCCCCTATCCCTAGCTGATGCCATACACGGAGCTAGACCCAAGGAGAGCGAGTTAAAGGAGATAATAGCTGAACTGAAGGAGGGATTCGAGAGGGCCAAAGTGGAGGTGCTCACACCCATAGGTCTGATAAGCGCTCAAAGTATCGCTGAGCCCACTACGCAGATGGTGCTCAGGACTTTCCATGCTCCGGGTCTCCTAGCTATGGACGTGACCCACGGTGTGGAGAGGTTCAAGGAGCTGGTCTTCTACGCATCGACCAGCACGCCGACGATGAAGATATACTTGAAACAGAAATGCCAGGAGGATATATCGAACCTCAGGAAGATCCTCAGGAATCTGAAGGAGCTCAGGGTGAGGGATCTAATAGAGGAATATGCTATTGATAACTTCAATTATAGGTTAACGATAAAGCCGGACAAGAGGGCTTTGGAGAACAATATGATACCTATGGAGAGGTTCCTGAATATAATAAGGGCCACAGCTAAGGGGATGAAGGGGGAGGTTGAGTTAGAGGACGATAGGATAATAGTGGACCTCTATGAGGCGGCCGAGAGGGACAAGCCCCTCCAAACGCTGAGGTCTTGGTCCTACAGGATATTAGATAAGCCCGTATCTGGCGTCAGGGGGATAAAGAGGGCATGGGTGGAGACAGTCGAAACAGATGGGAGGAAGGAATACATCATAAGGACCTCCGGATCCAACTTAGCTGCTGTTTTGAGCATGAGCTGCGTAGATATAGCGAGGACCATTACGAATGACTGCAAGGAGATTGAGAGGGTCCTCGGTATAGAGGCGGCGAGGAACTGCATATTCAACGAGCTAGCCAGCATCCTAGAGGAGCAGGGGCTCGAGGTAGATAGGAGGTACATCTCCCTCGTCGCTGATATAATGACTTATTCCGGGACTATAGAGGCCATAAGGCTCCAGGCTGCCGGCGTATCCTCAGGTTTCTTCAGCGAGATGAAGACGCCCCTGAGCAAGATGGCCTTCGAATGGACGACTCACGTGATACTCAACACCGCTAGGAGGGGGGAGGTGAATAAGATATTGGGCCCACTCGATGCCTTAATAATGGGACAGACCCCACCTATAGGAACGGGCAAGGTATCGGTGCTATGGGACTTCAGTGGGAAAGCGAAGGAGGTGTTGAGAAATGAGTAG
- a CDS encoding DNA-directed RNA polymerase subunit B, whose product MLSKRSEVDFYPIVKAYFRERNLADVQIESFNRFLERGIQEVVDAFKEIELVENYKLILSRVYVGRPEIDEYDGSSLPAMPNEIRLRNADYIAPIELEIKVYAGGMELKTERVRIGHLPIMVKSKGCYLYGLDEKRLISKGEDPRDPGGYFIINGSERVLVMRDDIAPNKVIVEQTVAENKPYSHVAQIVSARAGLRTRLYLEYYMRDGTIKASTGALRGIPVAMLLKALGLERDEDIVDAISSVDDEIRSEFLYSLDDVQRRAEEEGAQIITREEALDYIGRRLVQAVPRADRIRYAKEYLRNNFLPHIGVSEEDNIVKAYFLAKMIEKLLKVVRGKLEPDDKDHFSNKRLRLSGTLMQEVFRDSFYQLVRKLKEKADEQLSSGVYDLDIRRIIQSQKLVTQRIIRAVATGAWPGGDLGVSQNLERTNYIATLHHLRRVNSPLPAGLPLHEVRQTHGTSIGRLCPLETPEGTNVGLVRSLAIFCDVTFGTDPEPIIELVLDWGAKPAKEAKPREVGSLTPVYVNGRLVAFTDKPEELVSFLREKRAELNPEVNFIYNREEGAVFINADAGRMRRPLIPVSKLKEAMELLPKVDSGELSFTDLVKMGVVELLDADEEEYAVVAQSIEEITDKHTHFDFAPYAMFGVAASQIPYAEHNNIPRDIIGSNMVRQGLGEYLANWRLRFDSRAFLMFYPQRPIVETRGAEITGYNYRPSGQNLVVALLPMDGYNMDDALVMSKGAIDRGAARAVFFRTYETEARRHAIIEGDKFENPVALKKVSGKKEEQYYQKLGEDGIVDPETYVEGGDVLIGKTSPPRFSPELTVGSGYPQYTFERRDTSISMRAWERGVVTDVLLATKTGGEKLVRVNVRETRPPELGDKFATRHGQKGVLGMIYRHEDMPFTAQGIIPDIVLDPHTIPSRMTIGQLYEIIAGKVGALEGRFVDGTPFMSEPVEDLMEALVKLGFEYSGEEIMYDGRTGRMIKAPVFIGISYYQRLKHMVRDKIHARARGQMQLLTRQPVEGRARGGGLRLGEMEGEVLISHGAASVIRDRYIDQSDKTIIYVCKECGTIAFFNQKTNEFFCPRCQSSVEVKPLITSYASKLFIEELMSGHVDVRLSVEEEI is encoded by the coding sequence TTGCTATCCAAGAGGAGCGAGGTGGATTTCTATCCCATAGTTAAGGCTTACTTCAGGGAGAGGAACCTTGCCGATGTTCAGATAGAGTCATTCAACAGGTTCCTGGAGAGGGGTATACAGGAAGTAGTCGATGCTTTCAAGGAGATAGAGTTGGTCGAGAATTACAAGCTCATACTCAGCAGGGTATATGTTGGAAGGCCTGAGATAGATGAGTACGATGGTTCCTCACTCCCGGCGATGCCCAATGAGATAAGGTTGAGGAACGCAGATTACATAGCTCCTATCGAGCTGGAGATCAAGGTATACGCTGGAGGTATGGAGCTCAAGACTGAGAGGGTGAGGATAGGCCACCTCCCCATAATGGTGAAATCTAAGGGATGCTACCTATATGGGCTAGATGAAAAGAGGCTAATAAGCAAGGGGGAGGATCCCAGGGATCCGGGTGGCTATTTCATAATAAACGGCTCTGAGAGGGTCCTCGTCATGAGGGACGATATAGCACCGAATAAAGTGATAGTCGAGCAGACAGTGGCTGAGAATAAGCCCTATTCGCATGTAGCTCAGATAGTCTCAGCTAGAGCTGGTCTGAGGACCAGGCTATACTTAGAGTATTACATGAGGGATGGGACGATAAAGGCATCCACGGGAGCTCTGAGGGGGATCCCGGTAGCGATGCTCCTTAAGGCTCTGGGCTTGGAGAGGGATGAGGATATAGTGGATGCCATATCATCCGTGGATGATGAGATAAGGAGCGAGTTCCTCTACAGCTTGGATGATGTTCAGAGGAGAGCTGAGGAGGAAGGGGCCCAGATAATAACGAGGGAGGAGGCTCTGGATTATATAGGGAGGAGGCTCGTTCAAGCGGTCCCCAGGGCGGATAGGATAAGGTACGCCAAGGAGTACCTGAGGAATAACTTCCTCCCCCACATAGGGGTGAGTGAGGAGGATAACATAGTAAAAGCTTACTTCCTGGCGAAGATGATAGAGAAGCTGCTCAAGGTCGTCAGGGGTAAGCTAGAGCCGGACGATAAGGATCACTTCTCAAACAAGAGGCTGAGGCTCTCGGGTACTCTCATGCAGGAAGTATTCAGGGATTCCTTCTACCAGCTGGTCAGGAAGCTCAAGGAGAAAGCTGATGAGCAGTTGAGCAGCGGTGTCTATGATCTGGATATAAGGAGGATAATTCAGAGCCAGAAGCTCGTCACTCAGAGGATAATAAGGGCTGTGGCTACAGGTGCATGGCCAGGAGGGGATCTGGGAGTCAGCCAGAACCTAGAGAGGACGAATTACATAGCTACCCTGCATCACTTGAGGAGGGTCAATTCGCCCCTCCCCGCTGGCCTCCCGCTCCATGAAGTTAGGCAGACTCATGGGACGAGCATAGGGAGGCTTTGCCCCCTAGAGACTCCCGAGGGAACGAACGTAGGACTAGTGAGGAGCTTAGCTATATTCTGCGATGTCACATTCGGGACGGATCCGGAGCCCATAATAGAGTTGGTGCTCGATTGGGGCGCGAAGCCGGCTAAGGAAGCGAAGCCAAGGGAAGTGGGGAGCTTAACACCTGTATACGTTAATGGGAGGCTCGTAGCTTTCACAGATAAGCCCGAGGAACTTGTGAGCTTCCTCAGGGAGAAGAGAGCCGAGCTCAACCCAGAGGTCAATTTCATATATAATAGGGAGGAAGGAGCCGTATTCATAAACGCCGATGCCGGGAGGATGAGGAGGCCCCTCATACCGGTCAGCAAGCTGAAGGAAGCTATGGAGCTCCTTCCGAAGGTGGATTCGGGTGAGCTGAGCTTCACCGATCTCGTGAAGATGGGTGTAGTTGAGCTCCTAGATGCCGATGAGGAGGAATACGCTGTCGTTGCTCAGAGCATTGAGGAGATAACTGATAAGCACACGCACTTCGACTTCGCCCCCTACGCTATGTTCGGCGTAGCTGCATCCCAGATACCTTACGCTGAGCACAACAACATACCTAGGGATATAATAGGCTCTAATATGGTGAGGCAGGGACTAGGGGAGTATCTAGCTAACTGGAGGCTCAGATTCGATAGCAGGGCATTCCTCATGTTCTATCCGCAGAGGCCAATAGTTGAGACGAGAGGGGCTGAGATAACTGGCTACAATTACAGGCCCTCCGGCCAGAACTTGGTCGTCGCCCTCCTTCCGATGGACGGATATAACATGGATGACGCGCTGGTGATGTCCAAGGGGGCTATAGACAGGGGAGCAGCTAGAGCTGTGTTCTTCAGGACTTATGAGACGGAAGCGAGGAGGCATGCCATAATAGAGGGAGATAAGTTCGAGAATCCAGTAGCCCTGAAGAAGGTCTCGGGCAAGAAGGAGGAGCAGTACTATCAGAAGCTGGGTGAGGATGGCATAGTGGATCCCGAAACTTATGTAGAGGGAGGGGATGTCCTCATAGGGAAGACCAGCCCCCCGAGGTTCTCACCCGAGCTGACCGTGGGTAGCGGGTACCCGCAGTACACCTTCGAGAGGAGAGATACCTCTATCTCAATGAGGGCCTGGGAGAGGGGAGTGGTCACAGACGTATTACTAGCTACTAAGACGGGTGGGGAGAAGCTCGTAAGAGTGAACGTGAGGGAAACGAGGCCTCCTGAACTAGGTGATAAGTTCGCTACTAGGCATGGGCAGAAAGGTGTTCTCGGGATGATATACAGGCATGAGGACATGCCCTTCACAGCTCAGGGGATAATTCCGGATATAGTCCTGGATCCTCACACGATACCTTCCAGGATGACTATAGGCCAGCTCTACGAGATAATAGCTGGCAAGGTCGGGGCTCTGGAGGGGAGGTTCGTGGATGGGACTCCGTTCATGTCAGAGCCCGTTGAGGATTTGATGGAGGCATTGGTCAAGCTGGGATTCGAGTACAGCGGGGAGGAGATAATGTACGATGGGAGGACCGGGAGGATGATAAAGGCCCCCGTCTTCATAGGGATAAGCTACTACCAGAGGCTCAAGCACATGGTGAGGGATAAGATACATGCGAGAGCTAGGGGGCAGATGCAACTCCTCACGAGGCAGCCGGTTGAGGGAAGGGCCAGGGGAGGAGGGCTCAGGCTCGGCGAGATGGAGGGCGAAGTTTTGATATCGCACGGAGCTGCTTCCGTCATAAGGGATAGGTACATAGATCAGTCCGATAAGACGATAATTTACGTCTGTAAGGAGTGCGGAACGATAGCGTTCTTCAATCAGAAGACTAACGAGTTCTTCTGCCCGAGGTGCCAGTCCTCAGTTGAAGTTAAGCCCCTGATAACTAGCTACGCCTCGAAGCTATTCATAGAGGAGCTGATGAGCGGGCACGTAGATGTGAGGCTCAGCGTGGAGGAGGAGATATAG
- a CDS encoding DNA-directed RNA polymerase subunit H, producing the protein MVEEDDILRGAGAPLDYETEEESVVEAEGKRGKKLRRPLKINIEESLIVPKHEIVSEEEKIALIQRYGPLDLFPKILESDPMVERLGAKPGDLIRIYRDEGIYYRYVVRERHFQEG; encoded by the coding sequence TTGGTAGAGGAGGATGATATCCTACGGGGGGCTGGCGCCCCCCTAGATTATGAGACCGAAGAGGAGTCCGTTGTAGAGGCCGAGGGGAAGAGAGGCAAGAAGTTAAGGAGACCACTGAAGATAAACATAGAGGAGAGCTTGATCGTCCCAAAGCATGAAATAGTGAGTGAGGAGGAGAAGATAGCTCTCATTCAGAGATACGGTCCTCTGGATCTTTTCCCGAAGATATTGGAGAGCGATCCTATGGTTGAGAGACTCGGGGCGAAGCCAGGGGATCTCATAAGGATATATAGGGATGAGGGGATCTATTACAGGTACGTAGTGAGGGAAAGGCATTTTCAGGAGGGATGA
- a CDS encoding 2-oxoacid:acceptor oxidoreductase family protein, which produces MEEVIEIRWHGRGGQGAVLASRIAAGAAFLEGKWSQAFPFFGAERRGAPVTAFTRIGNSPIRLRSQIYEPDILVLMDPMFLNMELAWRGVKPSTIVIANTPKAPEEVFLPMRVKRLTCVDATAISMKLGLKVAGLPVPNSPMVGALIKGTSLFSVESAERAIRDILRRAADVNVEAMRRAYEEASVLEEPKVEEAHA; this is translated from the coding sequence TTGGAGGAGGTCATAGAGATAAGGTGGCACGGAAGAGGAGGTCAGGGGGCTGTTTTAGCTTCTAGGATAGCTGCTGGGGCTGCTTTCCTCGAGGGGAAGTGGTCTCAAGCCTTCCCCTTCTTCGGGGCCGAGAGGAGAGGAGCTCCTGTCACCGCTTTCACTAGGATAGGAAATTCCCCAATAAGGCTGAGGAGCCAGATATATGAGCCCGATATATTGGTCCTGATGGACCCCATGTTCCTCAACATGGAGCTAGCCTGGAGGGGGGTCAAGCCCAGCACTATAGTGATAGCGAATACACCGAAGGCCCCTGAGGAGGTTTTCCTCCCTATGAGGGTGAAGAGGCTCACATGCGTTGATGCTACCGCTATAAGCATGAAACTCGGCCTTAAAGTAGCCGGACTCCCAGTACCGAATTCCCCGATGGTAGGCGCCTTGATCAAGGGTACCTCCCTCTTCTCCGTCGAGAGCGCTGAGAGAGCCATAAGGGACATACTCCGCAGGGCTGCCGATGTCAATGTCGAAGCCATGAGGAGGGCTTATGAGGAGGCATCAGTACTCGAGGAGCCAAAGGTGGAGGAAGCTCATGCCTGA
- a CDS encoding transcription elongation factor 1 family protein has product MGRRKRRTITPVRRRRKSAFLRCPSCQHNSITVEVSKKDGKAIIRCYNCGLVREIEMKPGEGKIDAYTRFFDAFIEGQA; this is encoded by the coding sequence ATGGGAAGGAGGAAGAGGAGGACAATAACCCCGGTGAGGAGGAGAAGGAAATCGGCTTTCCTCAGGTGCCCTTCCTGCCAGCACAACTCCATAACTGTTGAAGTGAGCAAGAAGGATGGGAAGGCCATAATAAGATGCTATAACTGCGGCCTCGTGAGAGAGATAGAGATGAAGCCTGGAGAAGGAAAAATAGATGCTTATACTAGGTTCTTCGATGCCTTCATAGAGGGTCAGGCATGA